From Fundulus heteroclitus isolate FHET01 chromosome 14, MU-UCD_Fhet_4.1, whole genome shotgun sequence, the proteins below share one genomic window:
- the LOC118565811 gene encoding tripartite motif-containing protein 16-like — protein MAEDCYAGPEDVACDVCTGRKRKAVKSCLFCPASYCRDHLQPHYDAPPLKKHKLVEPSKSLQENICSRHDEVMKIFCRTDQQCICYLCTMDEHKGHEAVPAAAERAEKQKELQVRRQQIQQRIQDQEKDVKLLQQEVEAINVSADKAVEDSEKIFTEMIRLIQKRRSDVKQQIRSQQETEVSRVKELQEKLEQEITELKRKDAELEQLSDTEDHNQFLLNYPSLSALSESTHSSSINIRPLRYFEDVTAAVSELRDQLEDIMRDTGTNISLKVTEVDVSLSEPEPKTRAGFLNYLQNITLDPNTAYRYLLLSKGNRKIKCIEQQQSYPDHSDRFTDYYQVLSRESLTGRCYWEVEWRGGRVNVAVSYKNISRAGVKCLFGLNAVSYSLSCETNGYTFYHNCIPTSVSGPVSSRIGVYLDHRAGVLSFYSVSETMTLLHRVQTTFTQPLHAGIRLRSFFDGASAEFIKAK, from the exons ATGG CTGAAGActgctatgctggacctgaagatgtggcctgtgatgTCTGCACTGGGAGGAAGAGGAAAGCTGTCAAGTCCTGTTTGTTCTGCCCTGCTTCCTACTGCAGGGATCACCTCCAGCCTCACTATGATGCTCCACCATTAAAGAAGCACAAGCTGGTGGAACCCTCTAAGAgcctccaggagaacatctgttCTCGccatgatgaggtgatgaagatcttctgtcgtactgatcagcagtgtatctgttatctctgcactatggatgaacataaaggccatGAAGcagtcccagcagcagcagaaagggCTGAGAAGCAGAAGGAGCTCCAGGTGAGACGACAACaaatccagcagagaatccaggaccaagagaaagatgtgaagctgcttcaacaggaggtGGAGGCCATCAATGTCTCTGCAGATAaagcagtggaggacagtgagaagatcttcactGAGATGATCCGTCTGATCCAGAAAAGAAGgtctgatgtgaagcagcagatcagatcccagcaggaaactgaagtgagtcgagtcaaagagcttcaggagaagctagagcaggagatcactgagctgaagaggaaagacgctgagctggagcagctctcagacacagaggatcacaaccaATTTCTCCtcaactacccctcactgtcagcactcagtgagtctacacactcatccagcatcaatATTCGTCCTCTGAGatactttgaggatgtgacagcagctgtgtcagagctcaggGATCAACTAGAGGACATTATGAGAGACACAgggacaaacatctcactgaaaGTCACTGAGGTGGACGTTtcactgtcagaaccagaaccaaagaccAGAGCTGGATTCTtaaattatttgcaaaatataactctggatccaaacacagcatACAGATATCTGTTACTATCTAAGgggaacagaaaaataaaatgtatagaaCAACAACAGTCTTATCCTGATCATTCAGACAGATTCACTGATTATTATCAGGTTctgagtagagagagtctgactggtcgttgttactgggaggtggagtggaGGGGAGGAAGAGTCAATGTAGCAGTTTCATACAAGAACATCAGTAGAGCAGGCgttaaatgtttatttggaTTAAATGCCGTATCATATTCTTTAAGCTGTGAAACAAATGGttacacattttatcacaactGCATTCCAACTTCAGTATCAGGTCCAGTTTCCTCCAGAATAGGAGTGTACCTGGACCACAGAGCAGGTGTTCTGTCTttctacagcgtctctgaaaccatgactctcctccacagagtccagaccacatTCACTCAGCCTCTACATGCTGGAATCAGGCTCAGGTCCTTCTTTGATGGAGCCTCTGCTGAGTTCATTAAAGCTAAATAG